TGCTGACCCTCATGTTGTGGACTTCTACCGCACTATGGGTTTTATGCCAGATCCGGAAGGCATAAAAGGCATGTTTTGGTATCCTCATTAAATTTTCTCTAGAAAGAAACATAGCCAATAGTCAAAAAATTAGCTATAATGGTAAGAGACTTGTGTGATTAACACACAATCGGGATGTAGCGCAGCTTGGTAGCGCGCCTGCTTTGGGAGCAGGATGCCGCAGGTTCAAATCCTGTCATCCCGATTTAACTTGATTATTAATGAAGAAAATCCATACTCTGGCAAACAGGGTATGGGTTTTCCTTATAGATATCGTCAGAACAATTAGAATTTACTATCTTAGTTATTAGTCAATATCAAAAAATGCTATTTATAACTGTGTTTATACATAAAGGAGTAACCTGATTGAACGATTGTATATCGCCCGATTAGTAATAATTACTAGCAAATTTTTATAGTAAACAGAATTGAATAAATTAAAGATAGATGTATAAAATTAAACTTTTAATTAACTCGCGTGAGAAGGAACGATCGCTATTAAATAACGTCCCTAAACTTAGCTAAGAGCAATAAAATGGCATTGACTGTATTTACAAAAAAGGGAAGATTTTCGTCCTGGTGACGACTATATTTAATAGGCATCTACATGGATGTGTAGTGAATAGTTAAGCAAAACAGAGAAAAGCACAACTAAAAATACGGTCAACAGGTAGCAAGGAAATTACGAATAAACTTAAGAGTTTGAAAATATCAAGCTTTAAGTGTAAATTGGGAGCATTTAACGACTACCACAACTTTTTCTCATTTCCCAGAAATTGATATATAACTAAGACGAGTTGGTGGCGCGTGAATCCAACAATTGGTCTAACTAGAATTGAACACATTGATACGAGGAATACTCATGAAAGCATTGGTTCGCTGGGGCGCAACATTAGGTTTACTTGGAAGTACTTTACTAGGAACAGTATATTTTGGCAGCTTGCCAGCATCTGCATTATCAGAACAACAAATTAAAGAAAAATTAGATGGTGTACCTGTTTATTTAGTGACAAATGAAAAAGGTTTACCATTAAGCCGTCCTCTACCTACTCCACAAAACGGGCAGAAAGCTGGTGGTTCAATCACAGGGGTTTATATGAGTCGTCAAGAGGCTCAAGCTTTCATTAACGAGTTGCGTAACGCTAAAAATAAAGACCCCAAGATGGAAGAAATCATCAAAAGTCTACAGGTGACACCTGTACCGCTAGGGGTGATTTATCAGCAATTGCAACAAAGTAAAAAAGACCCCAACCGCTTGTTGTTCGCATTTAAACCTGTGGATCAGGAAGTTAAAGGAGCAATGGATTTATTGCGCCAAACTGGTCAACAGGTAAATCAGTTTAAGAGCGTGCCGATGTTTGCTGTTAGATTTGCACCCGATCAAGGTTATGTCTCAATCAAAGCAGGT
Above is a genomic segment from Nostoc sp. MS1 containing:
- a CDS encoding Tic22 family protein, whose product is MKALVRWGATLGLLGSTLLGTVYFGSLPASALSEQQIKEKLDGVPVYLVTNEKGLPLSRPLPTPQNGQKAGGSITGVYMSRQEAQAFINELRNAKNKDPKMEEIIKSLQVTPVPLGVIYQQLQQSKKDPNRLLFAFKPVDQEVKGAMDLLRQTGQQVNQFKSVPMFAVRFAPDQGYVSIKAGNANEQQYIPLFLSKQDAQGLLGQVKPKHPKADIQVLDIDGVIQTLQAKNDPWLNQVVIVPSPESREYIRTLPKNQGSNTPAAPNRNNNPTKPGAR